In Methylovirgula sp., a single genomic region encodes these proteins:
- a CDS encoding transglutaminase family protein yields the protein MIYDIKHVTTYEYGSTVTFNYCALRLLPQDGPGQRVLETRLLIDPAPKEMSERFCFFGNRVTSLMIETAHRELTVVASSVVEVERGLPPDPASTGAWEFVREDAFGSQSLGNRSPAQYLHPSRYVPRFSPVIDYARESFSDGRPVLDAAVELMRRIRKDFKYDPTSTVISTPISQAFEQKSGVCQDFAHIMIAGLRGLGLPAAYISGYIRTIPLDGTPKLEGSDAMHAWVSLWCGERIGWIGLDPTNSTLVNNDHVMLAEGRDYADISPVAGIVTGASEQDVDVQVDVVPRRG from the coding sequence GTGATCTACGACATCAAGCATGTCACCACCTACGAATACGGTTCGACGGTGACGTTCAATTATTGCGCGCTCCGCCTGCTGCCGCAGGATGGGCCGGGCCAGCGCGTGCTTGAAACGCGGCTGCTGATCGACCCCGCGCCGAAGGAAATGAGCGAGCGATTCTGCTTCTTCGGCAATCGCGTCACCTCCCTGATGATCGAGACGGCGCATCGCGAATTGACCGTGGTGGCCAGTTCCGTCGTCGAGGTCGAACGTGGCCTGCCGCCCGACCCCGCGTCGACAGGCGCGTGGGAATTCGTCCGCGAAGACGCTTTCGGCAGCCAATCGCTCGGCAATCGCTCGCCAGCGCAATATCTGCATCCGAGCCGTTACGTGCCGCGCTTTTCGCCGGTGATCGATTATGCGCGCGAAAGCTTCAGCGATGGACGCCCGGTGCTCGACGCCGCTGTCGAGCTGATGCGCCGCATCCGCAAGGATTTCAAATACGATCCAACCTCGACAGTGATCTCAACACCGATCTCGCAAGCGTTCGAACAGAAGTCCGGCGTCTGTCAGGATTTCGCGCATATCATGATCGCCGGCCTGCGCGGCCTCGGCCTGCCCGCCGCCTATATTTCCGGCTATATCCGCACCATTCCGCTAGACGGCACGCCGAAGCTCGAAGGCTCCGACGCGATGCACGCGTGGGTCTCGCTCTGGTGCGGCGAACGCATCGGCTGGATCGGCCTCGATCCGACCAACAGCACGCTCGTCAACAACGACCACGTCATGCTCGCCGAAGGGCGCGACTATGCCGACATTTCGCCGGTCGCCGGCATCGTCACCGGCGCGAGCGAGCAGGATGTCGATGTGCAGGTGGATGTGGTGCCGCGACGGGGATGA
- a CDS encoding circularly permuted type 2 ATP-grasp protein has product MTMSAASSNEETAEERFRALVGGYRPLANVPDEFIGPDGQPRSHWLKFFHALSELGADEIDRRFATADRNIRDTGVSYRAYADTSERAWPLSHLPLLIEADEWHAIAAGVTQRARLLEAVARDIYGPAELVENGDLPAAAVTGSSDYLPQLQGLQPTAGNFLYLYAADIGRGPDGNWWVIGDRTQAPSGAGYALANRLVQSRAFPALYRDMNVKRLAPFFQAFRDGLIGAASHADPRICLLTPGPYNETYFEQAYLARYLGFLLVEGGDLTMRDSEINVRTIAGLKRADVIWRRIDSDYADPLELNARSRLGVPGLVDTLREGGVVMANALGAGVLEAPVMMSFLPRLCRRILGEDLLMPNVATWWCGQPRERERVLARPERMAIAGAFGNPILGHPANQAIVGASLTPDEKRQLLADIERRGVDYVGQEVVNLSTTPVWEGGKLEPRPFVLRVYAARTRNGWSIMPGGFCRISGRPDARAVSMGEGVRSADVWVLSDGPVEHVTLLPTDETIRIRRVMGHLPSRAADNLFWLGRYLERAEATLRLIRCLAGRLIDTDTAGNARSAIERIVRLFVAWGTVPTKASAEVMQLAATGLHSSKEFGSALALVRDAHRAASFIRERLSPDTWRLIEQLRLGLDRDEDASLTEAEAFERANAALETIAAIAGLAQENMSRGAGWHFLQMGRRIERAINTCRFARHFAHSEAPVEELDILLDLIDSPITYRSRYMMGVALGPVRDMAVLDPFNPRSVAFQVQKLNGNIAELPVLADDGMLEAPRRLIVQLTADISTAVADKLDVNRILMFENTLFSLAEAIAARYFLQGPHVARADTASGLA; this is encoded by the coding sequence ATGACGATGAGCGCCGCTTCCTCTAACGAAGAAACTGCCGAGGAACGCTTCCGGGCGCTTGTCGGCGGCTATCGGCCGCTCGCCAATGTGCCGGACGAATTCATCGGGCCAGACGGTCAGCCGCGTTCACATTGGCTGAAATTCTTTCACGCGTTGAGCGAACTTGGCGCCGACGAGATCGACCGCCGCTTCGCGACCGCCGACCGCAACATCCGCGACACTGGCGTCTCGTATCGTGCGTATGCCGACACGAGCGAGCGCGCGTGGCCGTTGAGCCATCTGCCACTGCTGATCGAGGCGGACGAATGGCACGCCATTGCCGCAGGCGTAACGCAGCGCGCGCGTTTGCTGGAGGCGGTTGCCAGAGACATTTACGGCCCCGCCGAGCTTGTCGAGAACGGCGACCTGCCGGCCGCGGCAGTCACTGGCAGCAGTGACTACCTGCCGCAACTCCAGGGCCTGCAGCCGACGGCTGGAAATTTTCTCTATCTCTATGCCGCCGACATCGGCCGCGGGCCGGACGGAAACTGGTGGGTCATCGGGGATCGCACGCAGGCGCCCTCGGGTGCCGGTTATGCGCTGGCCAACAGGCTGGTGCAATCCCGCGCGTTCCCGGCGCTTTACCGCGACATGAACGTCAAGCGGCTGGCGCCGTTCTTCCAGGCGTTCCGCGATGGCCTCATCGGCGCAGCAAGCCATGCCGACCCGCGCATCTGCCTGCTGACGCCCGGCCCTTACAACGAAACCTATTTTGAGCAAGCCTATCTCGCCCGTTATCTCGGCTTTCTGCTGGTCGAGGGCGGCGATCTCACCATGCGCGACAGTGAGATCAACGTCCGCACCATCGCCGGCCTGAAACGCGCCGACGTCATCTGGCGGCGTATCGATTCCGATTACGCCGATCCGCTTGAACTCAACGCGCGCTCGCGGCTTGGCGTGCCGGGGCTCGTCGATACGCTGCGCGAGGGCGGCGTGGTGATGGCTAATGCGCTCGGCGCCGGCGTTCTCGAAGCGCCGGTGATGATGAGCTTCCTGCCGCGTCTCTGCCGACGCATTCTTGGCGAAGACCTGCTGATGCCGAATGTCGCAACCTGGTGGTGCGGCCAACCGCGTGAACGCGAGCGCGTTCTCGCGCGTCCCGAACGCATGGCGATCGCCGGTGCCTTCGGCAATCCGATTCTGGGCCATCCGGCGAACCAGGCGATTGTCGGCGCCTCGCTGACACCAGACGAGAAACGCCAATTGCTCGCCGACATCGAGCGGCGCGGCGTCGATTACGTCGGTCAGGAAGTCGTCAATCTCTCGACAACGCCTGTGTGGGAAGGCGGCAAACTCGAACCGCGTCCGTTCGTCCTGCGCGTCTATGCGGCGCGTACGCGCAACGGCTGGTCGATCATGCCCGGCGGCTTCTGCCGCATTTCTGGACGCCCCGACGCCCGCGCGGTCTCCATGGGCGAAGGTGTGCGCTCGGCCGACGTCTGGGTTCTGTCCGACGGGCCGGTGGAACACGTTACGCTGTTGCCGACGGACGAGACGATCCGCATCCGCCGCGTCATGGGCCATCTACCGAGCCGCGCCGCCGACAATCTGTTCTGGCTCGGCCGCTATCTCGAACGTGCCGAAGCGACACTGAGGCTCATCCGTTGTCTCGCCGGACGCCTGATCGATACCGACACCGCCGGCAATGCGCGCTCGGCGATCGAGCGCATCGTGCGCCTGTTCGTTGCGTGGGGCACGGTGCCGACCAAGGCCTCGGCCGAGGTGATGCAGCTTGCTGCGACGGGCCTGCATTCCAGCAAGGAATTCGGGTCGGCGCTGGCGCTGGTGCGCGACGCGCATCGCGCCGCGTCCTTCATTCGCGAACGGCTTTCCCCCGACACCTGGCGGCTCATCGAGCAATTGCGCCTTGGCCTCGATCGCGACGAAGACGCCTCGCTCACCGAGGCCGAGGCGTTTGAGCGCGCCAACGCCGCGCTTGAGACGATCGCCGCCATTGCCGGCCTGGCTCAGGAGAACATGAGCCGCGGCGCCGGCTGGCATTTTCTGCAAATGGGCCGACGGATCGAGCGCGCCATCAATACCTGCCGCTTTGCCCGCCATTTCGCGCATTCCGAAGCGCCGGTGGAAGAACTCGACATTCTGCTCGACCTGATCGACTCGCCGATCACCTACCGCTCGCGCTACATGATGGGCGTCGCGCTCGGCCCGGTGCGCGACATGGCCGTGCTCGATCCGTTCAATCCGCGCTCCGTCGCCTTTCAGGTCCAGAAACTGAACGGCAATATCGCCGAACTGCCGGTCCTGGCCGACGACGGAATGCTCGAGGCGCCGCGCCGGCTGATTGTCCAGCTTACGGCGGATATTTCGACCGCCGTCGCCGACAAGCTCGACGTCAATCGCATCCTGATGTTCGAAAATACCCTGTTCTCCCTCGCAGAAGCGATCGCGGCACGCTATTTCCTGCAAGGCCCGCATGTGGCGCGGGCCGACACCGCGAGCGGTCTGGCGTGA